Proteins encoded together in one Borrelia hispanica CRI window:
- a CDS encoding recombinase RecT, with translation MSKNDILKNQSPNTVDVIIDKMNSSNIAEVWETYKIMHNLKKIDAYSEREILTLLQVNKLNPFKKEAYVIPFNGRYTVVVAYQTLLIRAYEAGYNKYDLDFEEKLVKSLKIDSKGNKAIQEDWQCTAFFKSDDGIRYSFSVLLSEYFKNTPIWREKPVFMLRKCAVSCLCRTLPGSGL, from the coding sequence ATGAGTAAAAATGATATATTAAAAAATCAATCACCAAATACAGTAGATGTAATAATAGATAAAATGAATTCAAGTAATATTGCAGAAGTATGGGAAACATACAAGATTATGCATAATCTTAAAAAGATAGATGCTTATTCAGAACGAGAAATTTTAACTTTATTACAAGTAAACAAATTAAATCCATTTAAGAAGGAAGCATACGTAATACCATTCAATGGACGTTATACAGTTGTAGTAGCATATCAAACATTGCTTATACGTGCATATGAAGCTGGATATAACAAGTATGATCTTGACTTTGAAGAGAAATTGGTTAAATCTCTTAAGATTGATTCTAAAGGTAATAAGGCGATACAAGAAGATTGGCAGTGTACAGCTTTTTTCAAATCAGATGATGGTATTCGTTATAGTTTTTCTGTTTTACTTAGTGAGTATTTTAAGAACACACCTATTTGGAGAGAAAAGCCAGTATTCATGTTAAGAAAATGTGCTGTAAGTTGTTTATGTAGAACTTTACCAGGTTCAGGACTTGA